In one Musa acuminata AAA Group cultivar baxijiao chromosome BXJ2-5, Cavendish_Baxijiao_AAA, whole genome shotgun sequence genomic region, the following are encoded:
- the LOC135612223 gene encoding two-component response regulator ORR9-like, whose protein sequence is MAVDAEAQFHVLAVDDSLMDRKLIERLLKTSSFQVTTVDSGSKALEVLGLSEDQTSPSAVSPEHNEIEVNLVITDYCMPGMTGYDLLKKIKGSSSLKDIPVVVMSSENVPSRINRCLEGGAEEFFLKPVQLSDMKRLRPHILKGRSKDQQLQREENSNTIIISSGGSKRKAMDEEPSPERTRLRFSTGSLTIL, encoded by the exons ATGGCTGTTGATGCAGAGGCCCAGTTCCATGTCCTGGCCGTGGATGACAGCCTCATGGACAGGAAGCTCATCGAGAGACTCCTCAAGACCTCTTCCTTTCAAG TCACCACAGTGGATTCCGGGAGCAAGGCTCTTGAGGTCTTGGGGTTGAGCGAAGACCAAACAAGCCCATCGGCTGTCTCACCAGAACACAAT GAGATTGAGGTGAATTTGGTCATAACAGATTACTGTATGCCTGGGATGACAGGGTATGACCTCCTCAAGAAGATTAAG GGATCATCATCTTTGAAGGACATCCCGGTGGTGGTCATGTCATCCGAGAACGTGCCTTCCAGAATAAACAG ATGCTTAGAAGGTGGGGCAGAAGAGTTCTTTCTGAAGCCAGTGCAGCTCTCAGACATGAAAAGGCTCAGGCCTCATATTCTTAAAGGGAGATCAAAAGACCAACAGCTGCAACGAGAAGAAAACAGTAACACCATCATCATCAGCAGCGGTGGCAGTAAAAGGAAAGCCATGGATGAGGAACCTTCACCCGAGAGGACAAGACTCAGATTCTCCACTGGTAGCTTAACCATATTGTGA